The segment TAAACTTTAAACTTTATTAAATTCAAAAGGGCTTTACTTCTTTTCAATCACCTTTGCTGGATTTATTTTAATTCCGGGTCCCATGGTACTTGATACCGTTATGCTCTTCAGATAAGTGCCTTTTGCCGCTGCGGGTTTTGCTTTAATTATTGATTCTATAAGAGCCACGAAATTGTCCATCAATTTGTCAGGACCGAAAGATTTCTTGCCGATAGGCGCGTGAACTATTCCCGTCCTATCCACACGGTATTCAATCTTTCCTGCTTTGATTTCTTTAACTGTCTTACCTACATCGAAGGTAACTGTACCCGCTTTGGGGTTGGGCATTAGGCCCCGCGGCCCTAAAATACGGCCTACTTTACCTACCGCACCCATCATGTCGGGAGTTGCCACGGCTACATCGAAATCCAAAAATCCCCCTTCAATTTTGGCAATCAAGTCTTCCGCGCCTACGTAATCGGCTCCTGCCTGCTCAGCTTCTGTAGCTTTATCGCCCTTTGCAAACACCAGCACTTTAGGCGTTTTGCCCGTGCCGTGGGGGAGCACCACGGTCCCTCTCACCTGCTGGTCGGCGTGGCGCGGGTCAACTCCAAGTCTTACAGCCACTTCGATGGTCTCATCAAATTTTTTGTTAGCGGTCTGCAAAGCAAGCTCTATTGCTTCCCTTGGCTCGTATAATTTAGTCCTGTCTACCAGTTTTAACGCTTCAAGATAGCTTTTGCTTCTTTTTGGCATTCTTAACCCTCCTCGTGGTACTATCGGAAAATTTCCTCCCACTTAATTTTTGAAATAATTTTCTAGAAATAATTTTTTACGTTAATCAACTACGGTTATGCCCATGCTGCGGGCCGTTCCTTCTATCATACGCATTGCCGCCTCTAAACTTGCGGCATTGAGGTCCTTCATTTTCAGTTCTGCGATTTCTCTTATATCTTTCCTCGTAACCTTGCCGACTTTGTTCTTATTGGGCTCACCGGAACCCTTTTCTATGCCGGCGGCTTTTTTAAGCAACACTGAAGCCGGTGGCGTCTTCAGGACAAAAGTGTAGGACCTGTCCTGGTATACGGTAAGTTCCACTGGAATTATTAGCCCCACCTGGGATGCCGTTTTTTCATTGAATTCCTTACAGAAATTCATTATATTGATTCCCGTAGGACCCAGTGCAGGACCTACCGGCGGAGCAGGCGTAGCTTTTCCAGCAGGAATCTGAAGTTTTACTACTGCCACTACTTTTTTGGCCATGCCAGCACCTCCTTGCTATACTCTGTACTATAATTTTTCAATCTGATTGTAATCTAATTCAATCGGCGTTTCTCTCCCAAACATTGAAATTAAAACTTTTACTTTCTGTTTTTCGTGGTTGATCTCTACAACTTTGC is part of the Caldanaerovirga acetigignens genome and harbors:
- the rplA gene encoding 50S ribosomal protein L1 produces the protein MPKRSKSYLEALKLVDRTKLYEPREAIELALQTANKKFDETIEVAVRLGVDPRHADQQVRGTVVLPHGTGKTPKVLVFAKGDKATEAEQAGADYVGAEDLIAKIEGGFLDFDVAVATPDMMGAVGKVGRILGPRGLMPNPKAGTVTFDVGKTVKEIKAGKIEYRVDRTGIVHAPIGKKSFGPDKLMDNFVALIESIIKAKPAAAKGTYLKSITVSSTMGPGIKINPAKVIEKK
- the rplK gene encoding 50S ribosomal protein L11; amino-acid sequence: MAKKVVAVVKLQIPAGKATPAPPVGPALGPTGINIMNFCKEFNEKTASQVGLIIPVELTVYQDRSYTFVLKTPPASVLLKKAAGIEKGSGEPNKNKVGKVTRKDIREIAELKMKDLNAASLEAAMRMIEGTARSMGITVVD